A single genomic interval of Parvularcula marina harbors:
- a CDS encoding sensor histidine kinase — translation MPSSNVAPAAIDPVSARFKDKDLERAYRKFALAQGGRLDQLLMISGAFIHLGYGILDWIVLGDLAPFTVTLRLISFPFLLALFALTFTPWGYRNMMWITVAIVAIVSVSFAGIIAAIGSNTPPYYVGLIQLAVQFSAVARLNFRVCAGLLSFMTITLVIATHGFAPGPDLLAGQVMVVSIFLGAAAGNYFLERNRRKEFMTYREREHYFAQVLEMAEDAERSVDRKNALLNVLGHVVKTPLHQIIGYAQIIEQTDQPDGPGDETRSFASEIYRAGTSLSHQSQRLLDYSRADAGLLPASPQMTTPTRVVREAIYRHQTPAETKRITLNLECGEENIFVDPRHMTRALDELIDNAVRYCPPGSTITISSEVTSIGDIISIRDDGPGITNSNFDLAGEALRQVEDVRKLGGDKLGIGVSLSRTLTRIAGGKLYICSIPDHGCLAQIVIPPATEGVAAAQPKTAA, via the coding sequence ATGCCTAGTTCCAACGTTGCCCCAGCGGCGATCGACCCTGTCTCGGCAAGATTCAAGGATAAAGACCTTGAGCGTGCCTACAGGAAATTTGCGCTTGCGCAGGGCGGACGTCTCGATCAGCTGCTTATGATCTCCGGCGCCTTCATCCATCTGGGCTACGGGATCCTTGACTGGATCGTCCTCGGAGACCTTGCGCCCTTTACCGTCACATTGCGGCTCATCAGCTTTCCGTTCCTGCTGGCCCTATTCGCGCTGACATTCACGCCATGGGGCTATCGCAACATGATGTGGATCACTGTTGCCATCGTCGCCATCGTGTCTGTCTCCTTTGCCGGAATTATCGCGGCCATTGGATCGAACACACCGCCCTATTATGTCGGGCTAATTCAGCTCGCAGTTCAGTTTAGCGCCGTCGCGCGCCTCAATTTCAGGGTCTGTGCGGGCCTTCTGAGCTTCATGACTATTACCCTCGTCATCGCAACTCATGGCTTTGCACCTGGTCCCGATCTGCTCGCCGGTCAGGTCATGGTGGTCAGCATTTTCCTTGGCGCTGCCGCGGGGAACTATTTCCTTGAGCGCAATCGCCGCAAGGAATTCATGACCTATCGCGAGCGCGAGCATTACTTTGCGCAAGTCCTTGAGATGGCTGAGGATGCCGAACGTTCAGTCGACCGGAAGAACGCCCTGCTCAACGTGCTTGGCCATGTCGTCAAAACGCCGCTTCACCAGATTATCGGCTATGCCCAGATCATTGAGCAGACAGATCAGCCTGATGGACCGGGCGATGAAACCCGTAGCTTTGCGTCAGAGATCTACCGCGCCGGCACGAGCCTGAGCCATCAGAGCCAGCGTCTGCTGGATTACAGCCGTGCGGACGCAGGTCTGCTGCCGGCCTCCCCACAGATGACAACACCGACCCGTGTCGTCCGCGAAGCAATTTACCGCCACCAAACCCCAGCAGAAACCAAGCGCATTACGCTCAATCTGGAATGTGGCGAGGAGAACATCTTCGTCGATCCGCGGCATATGACGCGTGCGCTTGATGAGCTGATCGACAACGCCGTTCGTTATTGCCCGCCAGGTAGCACCATCACGATTTCTTCTGAGGTCACGAGCATTGGAGACATCATCTCGATTCGTGACGATGGGCCGGGGATCACGAATTCGAATTTCGATCTTGCTGGCGAAGCACTCCGGCAGGTTGAGGATGTCCGCAAGCTTGGCGGTGACAAGCTGGGTATCGGCGTATCACTCTCCAGAACACTGACGCGAATCGCCGGCGGCAAGCTCTATATCTGTTCGATCCCGGATCATGGATGCTTGGCGCAGATCGTGATTCCGCCCGCCACCGAAGGTGTCGCGGCAGCTCAGCCCAAAACTGCCGCTTAA
- the ald gene encoding alanine dehydrogenase, protein MRIGVPKEIKTLEHRVGLNPDSVLELTRLGHEVVVETNAGVGIDFTDEDYVTAGAKIVPTAADAFGADLVIKVKEPQPQECEMLSEGQTLFTYLHLAADKRQAEGLMKSKAWAIAYETVTAIDGGLPLLKPMSEVAGRMSVQVGAHCLEKSQGGRGMLLGGVPGVAAAKVVIIGGGVSGFNAAQMAVGMQADVTIFDRSINRLEQLDALFKNQVQTVYSTAGALADAVQTADLVIGAVLIPGAAAPKLVTRDMLGTMKKGAVLVDIAIDQGGCFETSKPTTHDNPTYIVDDIVHYCVANMPGAVPRTSTVALANRTLPYIIELAGKGPKAALASNPHLLEGLNVAEGDITHEAVARDLGLSYRPASDFV, encoded by the coding sequence ATGCGCATTGGTGTACCTAAGGAAATCAAAACTCTCGAACATCGTGTGGGGCTCAACCCGGACAGTGTGCTGGAACTCACCCGACTGGGCCATGAGGTCGTCGTCGAGACCAATGCCGGGGTCGGAATCGACTTCACGGACGAGGACTATGTAACTGCGGGCGCCAAAATTGTTCCGACTGCTGCGGATGCTTTCGGGGCCGATCTGGTCATCAAGGTCAAGGAACCGCAACCGCAGGAATGCGAGATGCTGTCCGAGGGGCAGACGCTCTTCACCTATCTTCACCTCGCCGCGGACAAGCGCCAGGCCGAAGGCCTGATGAAATCCAAAGCCTGGGCCATCGCTTATGAAACGGTCACCGCCATCGACGGCGGCCTGCCGCTCCTCAAGCCGATGAGTGAAGTTGCGGGCCGGATGTCCGTCCAAGTCGGCGCACATTGCCTTGAGAAATCGCAAGGCGGCCGCGGCATGCTGCTTGGCGGCGTACCCGGCGTTGCCGCAGCGAAAGTCGTTATCATCGGCGGCGGGGTCTCGGGCTTCAACGCGGCACAGATGGCCGTCGGCATGCAGGCTGATGTCACGATCTTTGACCGTTCTATCAATCGCCTTGAGCAACTCGATGCACTGTTCAAAAATCAGGTCCAGACAGTCTATTCGACCGCTGGCGCGCTCGCCGATGCCGTACAGACCGCCGATCTCGTCATCGGCGCGGTTCTGATTCCCGGCGCCGCAGCGCCCAAACTGGTGACCCGCGATATGCTGGGCACAATGAAAAAAGGCGCGGTCTTGGTCGATATTGCGATCGATCAGGGCGGCTGTTTTGAGACCTCAAAACCGACAACGCACGACAATCCGACCTATATCGTCGACGACATCGTTCATTACTGTGTCGCCAACATGCCAGGCGCCGTGCCGCGCACCTCGACCGTGGCCCTCGCCAACCGCACCCTGCCTTATATCATCGAGCTGGCAGGGAAGGGTCCAAAGGCAGCACTGGCCAGCAATCCGCACCTTCTTGAAGGGCTGAATGTGGCCGAAGGGGACATCACTCATGAAGCGGTCGCTCGTGATCTGGGGCTGTCTTATCGTCCGGCATCAGATTTTGTCTGA
- a CDS encoding OmpA family protein: MKFKLALLAAAGSTAMFSSAIAQEDTGWYGALGAGYVFENEVDFESANSNPAFDSTIDASDNVAVYGALGKYLSNGWRTELEFATRTQNVDSIDGDGLGFAGFPTTASDLGDITVSTLMVNAYKEFAFDMNGKISPYLGAGIGAAYFRPDFNNITSPTAADAGGPQFSNRLVVADRDYVPAAQGMAGLTYDFADNMMLDLRYRYLKTAEVDYGGYMNSAFADFSSEYDAHEVTAGFRWNFGGAPVVVDTPPAVQYKTCFDGSRVEVTADCPPQIETTTDVTANMEPLVVYFDYDKSNLTDAARTLIAARADEAIAADVAGVNVEGNTDSSGSSAYNQALSARRAGVVRDALVSNGIDSSIITVEALGESNPAKPTADGVREPLNRRTEVTFSY, translated from the coding sequence ATGAAATTTAAACTCGCTCTGCTGGCTGCGGCGGGCTCAACTGCAATGTTCTCGAGCGCCATCGCGCAAGAAGACACAGGTTGGTACGGCGCTCTCGGCGCTGGCTATGTTTTCGAAAACGAAGTCGATTTCGAAAGCGCCAACTCTAATCCGGCTTTCGATTCTACGATCGACGCCAGTGACAACGTCGCCGTTTACGGCGCGCTTGGTAAGTACCTCAGCAATGGCTGGCGTACGGAACTCGAATTCGCGACGCGGACCCAGAATGTCGACTCGATTGACGGCGACGGCCTCGGCTTCGCTGGCTTCCCGACCACGGCTTCTGATCTTGGCGACATCACGGTTTCGACCCTGATGGTCAACGCGTACAAAGAATTCGCGTTCGACATGAACGGCAAGATTTCGCCTTACCTCGGCGCAGGTATCGGTGCGGCTTACTTCCGTCCGGACTTCAACAACATCACCAGCCCGACGGCTGCAGATGCTGGCGGTCCGCAGTTCTCGAACCGTCTCGTTGTTGCTGACAGGGATTATGTCCCGGCTGCCCAAGGTATGGCTGGCCTGACGTATGACTTCGCCGACAACATGATGCTCGACCTTCGCTACCGTTACCTCAAAACGGCTGAAGTCGACTATGGCGGGTACATGAACAGCGCTTTTGCTGACTTCTCGTCTGAGTATGACGCACACGAAGTGACTGCTGGTTTCCGTTGGAACTTCGGTGGCGCTCCGGTTGTCGTCGATACGCCGCCGGCTGTTCAGTACAAAACCTGCTTCGATGGCAGCCGCGTGGAAGTCACTGCTGACTGCCCGCCGCAAATCGAAACGACGACTGACGTCACGGCGAACATGGAGCCGCTCGTTGTCTACTTCGACTACGACAAGTCGAACCTGACTGACGCTGCGCGCACCCTGATTGCTGCACGCGCTGATGAAGCGATTGCTGCTGATGTTGCTGGCGTTAACGTCGAAGGTAACACGGACAGCTCCGGTTCTTCCGCTTACAACCAGGCCCTTTCGGCTCGCCGCGCTGGCGTTGTCCGTGATGCTCTGGTTTCCAACGGCATCGACTCGTCGATCATCACGGTCGAAGCTCTGGGCGAATCGAACCCGGCTAAACCGACTGCTGATGGTGTGCGCGAGCCGCTCAACCGTCGTACGGAAGTCACCTTCAGCTACTAA
- a CDS encoding transglycosylase domain-containing protein, protein MANGSGRKGGTSSRKTSSTRRRQPARRRTPAARKKSPKLSTKSRAKKTTASSSARRKTSSPARRRTAARKKAGSAGFPLFRQTGRFFLRATTAAFFLLAAGLVTLLIYGRGLPPVGDLASARKEPRVEIHAANGEVIGIRGQDRGQPIDAADLPPHVVGAFLATEDRNFYHHVGVNPVAIIRALMVNVKAGDVEQGGSTITQQLVKNLLLTPEQSLHRKVQEMLLALKIEAMYSKDEILSFYLNAVYFGNGAYGLEAASRRYFDKRPEELSVGEAAVLAGLLKAPSRFAPTADENKAISRAKVVLAAMVDAGVITHAEAKAVSFTRLADIAETDHAAAYAADYALAEAARILGGVEQDLLIETTIDLPATRSSATAREVIAAKDDLYTPEVQAAAIVLDENGAIHVLIGGNDYRQSSFNRAVQAKRQPGSAFKPFIYLTALEEGFRPEDMINDKRIEIGDWAPKNYKDTYAGMVPLSEAMARSLNAAAIRLQEEVGRENVVEIANRLGLKIDDPGPSLALGTVEVTPLELATAYLPLSGGGVVAEPFIITRISAADGTELYHHEIERAPRLAVSPDVLVPFDHMMREVVTNGSGRRAKIAGHYAAGKTGTSQSSRDAWFAGYASGLVGVVWLGRDDDRPMGSGHRAMSGSHAPAEWWSSVMTASLDGVPAREPTPYAPEPRSDKLLSHLAAILGVRAPRERQGPPPANIEDIISGEAGPDASGYFE, encoded by the coding sequence ATGGCCAACGGCAGCGGCCGCAAGGGCGGCACGTCATCACGAAAAACCAGCTCAACGCGCCGCCGCCAGCCCGCGCGACGGCGGACGCCTGCCGCGCGTAAAAAAAGCCCGAAATTGAGCACCAAATCACGCGCGAAAAAAACGACTGCGTCTTCGTCAGCTCGCCGAAAGACCTCTTCTCCTGCGCGCCGCCGGACGGCTGCCCGGAAGAAGGCAGGTAGCGCAGGCTTTCCGTTATTCCGCCAGACCGGCAGGTTTTTCCTGCGGGCAACGACGGCGGCCTTCTTTCTTCTTGCTGCGGGGCTTGTGACGCTCCTGATCTATGGCCGAGGGCTTCCGCCAGTTGGGGATCTTGCTTCGGCGCGGAAGGAGCCGCGGGTCGAGATCCACGCGGCGAATGGTGAAGTCATCGGTATTCGCGGCCAGGATCGGGGCCAGCCGATCGATGCGGCCGACCTCCCGCCCCATGTCGTCGGCGCTTTCCTCGCAACAGAGGACCGCAATTTCTATCACCATGTCGGGGTCAACCCGGTCGCGATTATCCGAGCCCTGATGGTCAACGTGAAGGCAGGCGATGTTGAGCAGGGTGGTTCGACTATCACCCAGCAGCTTGTTAAGAACCTCCTCCTCACGCCAGAGCAGAGCCTCCACCGCAAAGTGCAGGAAATGCTCCTGGCTCTGAAGATTGAGGCGATGTATTCAAAGGACGAGATCCTCTCCTTCTACCTCAACGCCGTCTATTTCGGGAATGGCGCCTACGGGCTCGAGGCCGCCTCGCGCCGCTATTTCGACAAGCGCCCCGAAGAGCTGAGCGTTGGTGAGGCAGCGGTGTTGGCGGGCCTCCTCAAAGCGCCCTCTCGCTTTGCGCCGACAGCGGATGAAAACAAAGCGATCTCGCGGGCAAAAGTTGTCCTTGCTGCGATGGTCGACGCCGGTGTCATCACCCATGCCGAAGCAAAAGCTGTCTCTTTCACCCGGCTCGCCGATATTGCCGAGACCGACCATGCTGCGGCTTATGCTGCCGATTACGCCCTTGCAGAAGCTGCCCGCATCTTGGGCGGGGTCGAACAAGATCTCTTAATCGAGACGACCATCGATCTGCCCGCAACTCGTTCCTCTGCGACCGCGCGTGAAGTGATTGCCGCCAAGGATGATCTTTATACCCCGGAAGTGCAGGCCGCCGCTATTGTGCTTGATGAGAATGGCGCTATCCATGTCCTGATCGGCGGCAATGATTACCGCCAGAGCAGTTTCAACCGCGCCGTCCAGGCCAAGCGCCAGCCGGGTTCTGCCTTCAAGCCCTTCATCTATCTGACTGCGCTCGAAGAAGGCTTCCGCCCCGAAGACATGATCAATGACAAGAGGATCGAGATCGGGGACTGGGCGCCGAAAAATTACAAGGATACCTATGCCGGGATGGTGCCGCTATCCGAGGCGATGGCACGTTCGCTGAATGCCGCCGCGATTCGCCTGCAGGAAGAGGTGGGCCGCGAGAATGTGGTGGAGATTGCCAACCGCCTTGGCCTGAAGATTGATGATCCGGGTCCGTCCCTTGCCCTTGGTACTGTTGAAGTGACCCCGCTGGAGCTGGCAACCGCTTACCTGCCGCTGTCGGGTGGAGGGGTAGTTGCAGAGCCTTTCATCATTACAAGGATCAGCGCAGCAGACGGCACCGAACTTTATCATCATGAGATAGAGCGCGCGCCGCGGCTGGCCGTCTCTCCGGACGTATTGGTGCCGTTTGATCACATGATGCGCGAAGTGGTGACGAACGGGTCGGGCCGTCGCGCAAAAATTGCCGGCCATTACGCGGCGGGTAAGACCGGGACTAGCCAGTCGAGCAGGGATGCCTGGTTTGCCGGATATGCCTCGGGGCTGGTTGGAGTGGTCTGGCTGGGCCGGGACGATGACCGCCCGATGGGCTCCGGTCACCGGGCGATGTCGGGTAGTCATGCACCGGCTGAATGGTGGTCATCGGTGATGACAGCATCACTTGACGGTGTTCCGGCGCGCGAGCCGACGCCTTACGCACCGGAGCCGCGCTCGGACAAGCTCCTCTCCCATCTTGCAGCGATCCTCGGTGTACGTGCGCCACGTGAGCGGCAAGGGCCGCCGCCAGCCAATATCGAGGATATTATTTCAGGTGAGGCGGGGCCAGACGCTTCAGGCTATTTCGAATGA
- a CDS encoding M48 family metallopeptidase, translating to MTKRAVHTVEAGSIDLGGRSLPVTVRVDRRAKRLIMRVDPSGRVRITCPHKRDIGAALAMAENRRDWIGSRLDEMPPPLPFMPGVRIPVLGRDRLIIHCPKQVTPKLEDNTLVIGGPAGKDPTASIIRLLKREVQAVCRSRAEMKATMIGVEIGRVRVRDMKSRWGSCSSKGDLTFNWRLAHAPTAVLNYVVAHEVAHRRHMDHSSAFWNLVDLMCPEYRDHECWLRDEGRILFRYGAEPVETASFEIA from the coding sequence ATGACAAAACGCGCTGTACATACCGTCGAAGCGGGATCGATCGATCTGGGCGGCCGGTCTTTGCCGGTGACCGTGCGCGTTGATCGCCGCGCCAAACGGCTGATCATGCGGGTCGACCCCTCGGGCCGCGTGCGCATTACCTGTCCTCACAAAAGAGATATCGGCGCCGCGCTAGCCATGGCGGAGAACCGCCGGGACTGGATCGGCTCCCGCCTTGACGAAATGCCGCCACCCCTGCCTTTTATGCCGGGGGTTCGCATTCCGGTATTGGGCAGGGATCGGCTGATTATCCATTGCCCCAAGCAGGTGACCCCAAAGCTTGAAGACAATACACTCGTCATCGGTGGGCCAGCAGGCAAGGATCCCACAGCTTCTATCATCCGGCTTCTCAAACGTGAGGTTCAGGCCGTCTGCCGCAGCCGCGCCGAGATGAAAGCCACGATGATCGGTGTCGAAATTGGCCGGGTACGCGTGCGCGACATGAAATCGCGCTGGGGCTCCTGCTCCTCAAAAGGCGATCTGACCTTCAACTGGCGGCTCGCCCATGCACCGACCGCCGTTCTGAATTATGTCGTTGCCCATGAGGTCGCGCATCGGCGGCATATGGATCACTCTTCCGCATTCTGGAATCTGGTAGATCTCATGTGCCCGGAATATCGGGACCATGAATGCTGGCTTCGGGACGAAGGACGCATCCTGTTCCGTTATGGCGCGGAGCCGGTCGAGACAGCCTCATTCGAAATAGCCTGA
- the mutS gene encoding DNA mismatch repair protein MutS yields MDGSADFPDAKAAKMTPMMAQYHAIKQRAEGALLFYRMGDFYELFFDDAVVAAEALDITLTRRGKKEGEDIPMCGVPFHAAETYLARLIRKGFSVAICDQTEDPAEAKKRGAKSVVARDIVRVVTPGTITEEELLSPRSANYLVSVAVLGEGAALAAADLSTGEIEVQSLAPTAIRDAVAALSPAELLHADPVPSAIEDILQEADFPLTSLPAHQFDSRSGEMQLCRTYGVDTLEGFGTFARADLAALGALVGYLELTQCGRLPPLRPPRRREASGQMAIDAATRRSLELTQTAEGDRKGSLLHAIDRTRTAAGGRMLAQMLGAPLQEPAAINERLDAVAYFHEASRLRGDMREVLAESPDLTRALSRLSIGRTGPRDLALVTRAITGAAALYRYLQETEGPFERPAILSRSLAALAPASEGPVAVLASELGRALKEELPYLARDGGFIAEGYDDVLDETRVLRQNSRRVMTELEERYRTLTGVKSLKIRHSKVLGYFIEVTQANAKALTDGPEASLFRHRQTMANAMRFGTDELADLDSRIAAAAERALALELGLFDELCEKVLAEHDALMSLAEAVASLDVFSALALLAAEEDYVRPQIDRSRRFEIEGGRHPVVERALKAGSGAEFIPNDCQLSEGETPSLSIVTGPNMAGKSTFLRQNAVIAILAQSGSFVPAKAAHIGVVDRLFSRVGASDNLARGQSTFMVEMLETAAILNQASADSLVILDEVGRGTSTFDGMSIAWAALEHLHDRIRCRGLFATHYHELTSLTEKLPRLRNVSMAVREWKGDVVFLHEVRPGPADRSYGLAVAKLAGLPKEVTDRAAKVLAELEAGNRTDAPVLPLFAAAEPPASYDPPEDKLGEALDGLNPDELTPRAALEALYELKALRGRDGGR; encoded by the coding sequence ATGGACGGGTCAGCCGATTTTCCGGATGCGAAAGCTGCGAAGATGACGCCGATGATGGCGCAGTACCACGCGATCAAGCAGCGCGCGGAGGGCGCACTGCTGTTCTACCGCATGGGCGATTTCTACGAGCTGTTCTTTGATGATGCCGTGGTCGCGGCAGAGGCGCTCGACATCACCCTGACCCGGCGCGGCAAGAAGGAGGGTGAGGACATCCCGATGTGCGGGGTGCCTTTCCACGCAGCCGAAACATATTTGGCGAGACTTATACGCAAAGGTTTCTCGGTCGCGATCTGCGACCAGACCGAGGACCCGGCAGAAGCAAAGAAGCGGGGCGCAAAATCCGTCGTCGCCCGCGATATCGTCCGGGTCGTCACGCCCGGGACAATCACCGAGGAGGAATTGCTCAGCCCCCGGTCGGCGAACTACCTTGTCAGTGTCGCGGTGCTGGGGGAGGGTGCAGCGCTTGCTGCTGCAGACCTCTCGACAGGCGAGATCGAGGTCCAGTCGCTGGCACCCACGGCGATCCGCGATGCGGTCGCAGCGTTGTCACCGGCGGAGCTCCTCCATGCCGATCCTGTGCCATCCGCGATTGAGGATATTCTTCAGGAGGCGGACTTCCCACTCACCTCCCTGCCTGCGCATCAATTCGATAGCCGCAGCGGTGAGATGCAGCTTTGCCGGACCTATGGTGTCGATACGCTGGAAGGCTTTGGGACATTCGCGCGCGCGGATCTTGCCGCGCTTGGCGCACTGGTTGGCTATCTTGAGCTGACCCAATGTGGCAGGCTGCCGCCGCTTCGGCCGCCTCGGCGGCGCGAGGCGTCAGGGCAGATGGCAATTGATGCGGCGACGCGGCGCAGCCTTGAGCTGACCCAGACTGCAGAAGGGGACCGCAAGGGCTCACTCCTTCATGCGATCGACCGGACACGGACGGCTGCGGGCGGCAGGATGCTGGCCCAGATGCTGGGCGCGCCGCTGCAGGAGCCTGCGGCCATCAATGAGCGGCTCGATGCGGTGGCTTATTTTCATGAAGCCTCGCGCCTGCGCGGGGATATGCGCGAGGTGCTGGCTGAAAGCCCGGACCTGACACGGGCGCTCTCGCGTCTGTCAATTGGCCGGACGGGGCCGCGGGATCTGGCGCTCGTCACGCGCGCGATCACCGGCGCGGCAGCCCTCTATCGTTATCTTCAGGAGACGGAAGGTCCGTTTGAGCGGCCCGCTATTCTGTCCCGATCACTTGCGGCTCTTGCGCCGGCCAGTGAAGGGCCGGTGGCTGTGCTCGCAAGTGAGCTTGGCCGGGCCTTAAAAGAAGAGCTGCCCTATCTGGCGCGCGATGGCGGGTTCATCGCCGAAGGCTATGACGACGTCCTCGATGAGACGCGCGTCCTCCGTCAGAATTCGCGCCGTGTCATGACGGAGCTAGAGGAACGCTATCGTACCCTCACAGGCGTCAAATCACTGAAAATCCGGCATTCCAAAGTGCTCGGCTATTTCATCGAAGTGACGCAGGCCAACGCAAAGGCGCTGACCGACGGGCCGGAGGCCAGCCTCTTCCGGCACCGTCAGACCATGGCGAATGCCATGCGGTTCGGTACGGATGAACTAGCTGATCTCGACAGCCGGATTGCGGCGGCAGCTGAACGCGCGCTGGCGCTCGAACTCGGGCTTTTTGACGAGCTTTGTGAGAAAGTGCTCGCTGAGCATGATGCGCTAATGTCTCTGGCCGAAGCCGTGGCATCGCTCGATGTTTTCTCCGCCCTTGCACTCCTTGCGGCAGAGGAAGATTACGTCCGTCCCCAGATCGATCGCAGTCGGCGTTTCGAAATCGAAGGTGGCCGCCATCCAGTGGTCGAGCGGGCATTGAAAGCTGGCAGCGGCGCGGAGTTCATTCCTAATGACTGTCAACTTTCGGAAGGCGAGACGCCGTCACTATCCATCGTAACTGGCCCGAACATGGCCGGTAAATCGACCTTCCTCAGGCAGAATGCGGTAATCGCGATCCTCGCCCAGTCGGGCAGTTTCGTGCCCGCCAAGGCGGCGCATATCGGTGTTGTCGACCGGCTTTTCTCCCGCGTCGGGGCGTCCGATAATCTTGCGCGCGGGCAATCAACCTTCATGGTCGAAATGCTGGAGACGGCCGCCATCCTCAATCAGGCGAGTGCGGACAGTCTGGTGATCCTTGACGAGGTCGGGCGTGGCACCTCGACCTTCGACGGCATGTCGATTGCCTGGGCAGCGCTGGAACATCTTCATGACCGGATCAGATGCCGCGGGCTTTTTGCCACCCATTATCACGAGCTGACCTCACTGACCGAGAAACTGCCCCGCCTGCGGAATGTCTCGATGGCGGTGCGTGAGTGGAAAGGCGATGTCGTCTTCCTGCATGAGGTGCGCCCCGGTCCTGCGGATCGCTCCTACGGTCTCGCCGTGGCAAAGCTCGCGGGCCTGCCGAAGGAAGTGACCGACCGCGCAGCCAAGGTGCTCGCAGAGCTTGAAGCCGGTAACCGGACGGATGCGCCTGTCCTGCCGCTTTTTGCTGCGGCCGAGCCGCCAGCTTCTTATGACCCTCCAGAGGACAAGCTTGGCGAAGCGCTTGATGGGCTGAACCCGGATGAATTGACGCCGCGCGCCGCGCTTGAGGCGCTATACGAGTTGAAAGCGTTGAGGGGCCGTGACGGCGGGCGGTGA